From one Leptospira noumeaensis genomic stretch:
- a CDS encoding aldose 1-epimerase, whose amino-acid sequence MYQLKTKQSSFETHPTGGGQWLGLHLFSPVDGKPVSVVSGHRAPDPFFASGSFLMFPWVNRLEPNPWAREPFYPSTHWLTDGNGIPLHGLYHNLPRHLVAEEIGDTESYAEFEMEIPSSWKGSLLSKIQIRECYLLYPSELKILYKLKNESDTEFPFALGIHPYFRWNEDESIDDLFLFGSGFHQVKLGDYLLPEKIQNDVIVLNSETTLVGKNLDDLYASIDGENSYIGLFSMNKKEKLIIQGGDFYQVYTPQDRRSIAIEPMTGTGNFLHFPGGNPKTIAANSEKQIEFSIRLDRF is encoded by the coding sequence TTGTACCAACTGAAAACAAAACAGTCCAGTTTTGAGACCCACCCAACAGGTGGCGGCCAATGGCTTGGTTTGCATCTTTTCTCACCTGTGGACGGAAAACCCGTTTCTGTCGTTTCTGGACATAGAGCACCAGATCCTTTTTTTGCTTCCGGGTCTTTTTTGATGTTTCCATGGGTGAATCGTCTAGAACCCAATCCATGGGCTAGAGAGCCGTTTTATCCGAGCACTCATTGGCTGACCGATGGAAATGGAATCCCATTACACGGCCTTTATCACAACTTACCCAGGCATTTGGTGGCAGAAGAAATAGGTGATACCGAGTCTTATGCCGAATTTGAAATGGAAATCCCCTCAAGTTGGAAGGGTAGTTTACTCTCCAAAATTCAAATCAGAGAATGTTATCTGCTTTATCCATCGGAGTTAAAAATCCTTTATAAACTAAAAAACGAGTCTGATACAGAATTCCCTTTTGCACTAGGTATACATCCTTACTTTCGTTGGAACGAAGATGAATCGATCGATGATTTATTTTTATTTGGATCAGGGTTTCATCAAGTTAAGTTAGGAGACTATTTACTTCCGGAAAAAATTCAGAATGATGTGATTGTATTAAATTCGGAAACGACACTTGTCGGGAAAAATTTAGATGATCTATATGCATCTATCGATGGAGAAAATTCTTATATAGGATTATTCTCTATGAATAAAAAAGAAAAATTAATCATCCAAGGTGGTGATTTTTATCAAGTGTATACACCACAAGATAGAAGGTCTATAGCGATAGAGCCTATGACAGGAACTGGGAATTTTTTACATTTCCCTGGTGGTAATCCTAAAACGATTGCAGCAAACTCAGAAAAACAGATAGAATTTTCGATTCGATTGGATCGTTTTTAA
- the sppA gene encoding signal peptide peptidase SppA yields the protein MPLRKPFLFICVVLLSVLFTESCVIGNSMNLLPQSGKADFEEKLIAGRDQEKIVIISIEGMISDDSKESFFGPPTESMVARVKESLKYAERDPDVKAVILKINSPGGTVTASDIIYQEVLKFKNRKSIPVFAGFMDTAASGAYYIAMATDAIGAHPTTVTGSVGVIMSGFNVKEGLDKIGVKDQSFTSGPNKALGSPTTEMTAEQRKILQSIIDSLYGRFFEVVKKGRSNVAESRLREICDGRIFTAEQAKKEGMIDFIGYFDDFVYQTMQHPKFQGNRSGNPRVITYQRGKGRVDNIYQATDANKNPFSLGIADKILGTSTNAKFLYLWDL from the coding sequence ATGCCTTTAAGAAAGCCCTTTCTTTTCATTTGTGTCGTTCTGCTTTCGGTTCTTTTTACCGAATCTTGTGTCATTGGGAACAGTATGAACTTGTTACCGCAAAGTGGCAAGGCTGATTTCGAAGAGAAACTCATTGCCGGAAGGGATCAAGAAAAAATCGTCATCATCTCTATCGAAGGAATGATTTCTGATGATTCCAAAGAATCTTTTTTTGGTCCACCCACGGAATCGATGGTGGCTCGGGTCAAAGAATCCCTCAAATATGCAGAACGAGATCCAGATGTAAAAGCTGTGATTTTAAAAATCAACTCACCTGGTGGAACGGTGACCGCCAGTGATATCATCTACCAAGAAGTTTTAAAATTCAAAAACAGAAAATCCATTCCCGTGTTTGCCGGATTTATGGATACAGCTGCTAGTGGTGCTTATTACATTGCAATGGCGACAGATGCTATTGGTGCTCACCCAACAACTGTTACAGGTTCCGTTGGTGTTATCATGTCAGGATTCAATGTAAAAGAAGGTTTGGATAAAATTGGAGTGAAAGATCAGTCATTTACTTCTGGCCCAAACAAAGCACTTGGATCTCCCACTACGGAGATGACTGCAGAACAAAGAAAAATCCTCCAATCCATCATTGATAGTTTGTATGGTCGTTTTTTCGAAGTTGTTAAAAAAGGAAGATCAAATGTAGCAGAGTCTCGCCTGAGAGAAATTTGTGACGGAAGGATTTTTACTGCAGAACAAGCGAAAAAAGAAGGGATGATTGATTTCATCGGATACTTTGATGACTTTGTTTACCAAACCATGCAACATCCAAAATTCCAAGGAAACCGTAGCGGGAACCCACGTGTCATCACTTACCAAAGAGGGAAAGGTCGTGTAGATAATATCTACCAAGCGACTGATGCCAACAAAAACCCTTTTTCTTTGGGCATAGCTGATAAAATCCTCGGAACCAGTACCAACGCTAAATTTCTTTATCTTTGGGATCTATAA
- the rpmB gene encoding 50S ribosomal protein L28 codes for MARTCVVTGKGTTAGNNVSHSHKKNRRIWKVNVITKKIFLEDENRWVRVKISTRALRTLRKKGLKVAIKDHGGDITAITPKKYVGITPKAQPAA; via the coding sequence ATGGCTAGAACATGTGTAGTAACCGGAAAAGGAACGACGGCAGGGAACAACGTATCCCATTCTCATAAAAAGAACCGCCGTATCTGGAAGGTGAATGTGATCACAAAGAAAATCTTTTTGGAAGACGAGAACCGTTGGGTTCGCGTTAAGATTTCTACACGTGCTTTGCGAACTCTTCGTAAAAAAGGTTTGAAAGTGGCAATCAAAGACCACGGCGGCGATATCACTGCCATCACTCCTAAAAAATACGTAGGGATCACCCCAAAAGCACAACCAGCAGCTTAA
- a CDS encoding MBOAT family O-acyltransferase: MLFNSIPYLLLFAFTYLIYWNIPQKGRKPLLVISSLIFYAYFSFPFLFHFLLVILINYGFSEWIFNRKEKGEKYNRLLFSIVALNLINLGFFKYFYFFTGSLYSLTGYPAFKEISGSWSIFLPLAISFYTFQIIAVQVDIHRGIIEKRMSAVDYFLFILFFPQLIAGPIMRSQDFLPQLDNPTIDSDRMKKGLFLIIGGLFKKVIIAENISPIISPIFMDPAKFDSFSIFFSVLAFAVQVYCDFSGYTDMARGSANLLGYEIPENFQGPFFSQSFRELWSRWHITLSSWLRDYIYIPLGGSKGSIFRSNVNSFITMCLGGLWHGANWAFVFWGAYLGALIWIERSLYLHRGKKKFLPDTLPFVGIIRTIVVFIIFTFSGVFFRAAARGDESMNVAYEIFKGVLTFRNTGETLSRVDELPTFIALGLMFNWFQYSNYVYEKLKPYQNILLPFLAVVILLLLGIFGDGGQDFIYFQF, encoded by the coding sequence ATGTTATTCAATTCTATTCCCTATTTACTTCTTTTTGCGTTTACGTATTTAATTTACTGGAATATCCCACAAAAAGGAAGAAAACCATTACTGGTTATCTCTTCCTTAATTTTTTATGCATATTTCAGTTTTCCTTTTTTGTTTCACTTCCTGCTTGTGATTCTTATCAATTATGGATTTAGTGAATGGATTTTTAATCGAAAAGAAAAAGGTGAAAAATACAACCGATTACTATTTTCAATTGTTGCTTTAAACTTAATCAATTTAGGTTTTTTTAAGTATTTCTACTTCTTTACGGGATCTTTATATTCTCTCACCGGTTATCCGGCGTTCAAAGAAATCTCTGGTTCTTGGAGTATCTTTTTACCACTAGCAATTAGTTTTTATACCTTCCAAATCATTGCAGTGCAGGTGGACATCCATAGAGGGATTATAGAAAAAAGAATGTCCGCTGTGGACTATTTTCTATTCATCCTTTTCTTCCCCCAATTGATCGCGGGTCCCATCATGCGGTCCCAAGATTTTCTTCCACAACTAGACAACCCTACCATCGATTCAGACCGAATGAAAAAAGGTCTTTTTCTCATCATTGGTGGTCTTTTTAAGAAAGTAATCATTGCGGAAAACATTTCTCCGATCATTTCCCCCATCTTTATGGATCCTGCAAAATTCGATAGTTTTTCGATATTTTTCAGTGTTCTTGCATTTGCCGTACAAGTGTATTGTGACTTCTCAGGATATACGGATATGGCTCGTGGATCGGCCAATTTACTGGGGTATGAAATTCCGGAAAACTTCCAAGGGCCATTTTTTTCCCAATCGTTCCGGGAACTTTGGTCTAGATGGCATATCACTCTTTCTTCTTGGTTACGGGATTATATTTACATCCCACTTGGTGGAAGCAAAGGATCTATCTTTCGTTCCAATGTAAACTCGTTCATCACCATGTGTCTTGGTGGGTTATGGCATGGAGCCAACTGGGCCTTTGTGTTTTGGGGGGCTTACTTAGGTGCTCTCATTTGGATTGAAAGGTCTTTGTATTTACACCGAGGTAAAAAGAAATTCCTTCCTGATACCCTTCCCTTTGTAGGAATCATTAGAACCATCGTTGTGTTTATCATCTTCACTTTTTCTGGTGTTTTTTTCCGAGCCGCCGCACGTGGCGATGAATCGATGAATGTAGCCTACGAAATTTTTAAAGGTGTATTAACGTTTCGTAACACTGGAGAAACTCTCAGTCGTGTGGATGAACTGCCAACTTTCATTGCCCTTGGTTTGATGTTTAACTGGTTCCAATATTCGAACTATGTGTATGAAAAACTAAAACCTTATCAAAATATCCTCCTTCCTTTCCTTGCAGTAGTCATTTTGCTGTTACTCGGAATTTTTGGAGATGGCGGACAAGATTTTATCTACTTCCAATTCTAA
- a CDS encoding UbiX family flavin prenyltransferase, which yields MKLVVGLAGASGSIYAARFLRALYELEGETYITASPAALRIFSEEYETKVESAEDILSFVETKWKVKSKHKFQVRNFFDIGSDIASGSNTWDGMVVIPCSMKTVASMSAGLTENLIERAADVSLKERRRLIVVPRETPYNRIHLKNLLALDEAGAIILPASPGFYQMPKTLDDLGDFIAGRILNLLGVNQTLFPKWLG from the coding sequence ATGAAACTAGTTGTGGGCCTTGCCGGTGCCAGTGGCAGTATTTATGCGGCAAGGTTTCTTCGCGCTCTCTATGAACTAGAAGGTGAAACTTATATTACGGCAAGCCCTGCGGCTTTACGTATCTTTTCAGAGGAATATGAAACAAAGGTGGAATCGGCAGAAGACATTTTATCTTTTGTCGAAACCAAGTGGAAAGTAAAATCCAAACACAAATTTCAAGTTCGTAATTTTTTTGATATAGGTTCAGACATTGCCAGTGGTTCGAATACATGGGATGGGATGGTTGTGATTCCTTGTAGTATGAAAACTGTGGCTTCCATGTCGGCAGGCCTTACGGAAAATCTAATTGAAAGGGCCGCTGATGTCAGTTTGAAAGAAAGAAGAAGGCTCATTGTGGTTCCGAGAGAAACTCCATACAACCGCATCCATCTTAAAAATCTTTTGGCTTTGGACGAAGCCGGAGCCATCATCCTTCCTGCTTCTCCCGGATTCTACCAAATGCCAAAAACACTAGATGACCTAGGAGATTTTATTGCCGGAAGGATTTTGAATCTCCTTGGGGTAAACCAAACACTTTTTCCTAAGTGGTTGGGGTAA
- a CDS encoding penicillin-binding protein 1A, translating into MNKEKTLRITITTFFTIALLGGFFFGYILSEVNKGKELQKLASYQPTTPTKLYDSNGVLFAELYRHKQELLKYSDIPPHVIHAFLSVEDDNFFNHFGIDFLAIVRAAIKNVFAGRIVQGGSTLTQQLAKTILQQRKKTFGRKFLEALLTLQIEQEYTKEEILEIYFNLIYLGHGTTGLSSAANVYFQKDVRDLSIAEAAMLARLPKAPVTYSPFKNPKEAKQAHMVVLSLMAKNGFIPKDQVQKIHDDFWERYWPVVITQSPSRSTWGAKLNRAPYFTEWVRQILEKELGEEALYTGGLRVYTTLDVRKQEIAEEELRKGLIEQDKYAFGANFRYVGRADKGLVSLYNLLGSIFPVGVSYVTSLDDRQVFRLHLEKEMAPALELLTDFTPSENESSAVKEFQRSSLVFSSNLHVEGAIVTIDHQTGYIQTMVGGSRFSPKNQFNRAMQARRQTGSAFKPFVYAAAIQNRAVGSGTGIMDAPLTTITEEGEGYSPQDISGDFRGMVPLSRALSLSLNIVSVQVLMRTGTDAVIDFASKVTKANKSRFPTGPALALGVAELTPYEMALGYSILANKGKDVIPFSVRYVLNQSGSVVYNKEKEVQETLAEEAKNGSIQIIPEATAYIIKQMLIGVAMGGTPTQALRAADKGNYKGESGGKTGSTSSYTNVWYAGFDPKYTSVVWMGFDKSSLSLGKGVTAAGVAAPIWGKLYSRWYNEGPYPVFYPNGKAEEIPADVVKGATCAFNGLSPGPNCPLTGNLFLKPITIAGRTLAVPGGRQCDGDRDHYRSMDLTDFLQRELEISDDELK; encoded by the coding sequence ATGAACAAAGAAAAAACACTTCGGATCACTATTACTACTTTCTTTACGATTGCACTTCTCGGTGGATTCTTTTTTGGATACATCCTTTCTGAGGTTAATAAAGGAAAGGAGTTACAGAAGTTGGCATCTTACCAGCCAACCACTCCCACAAAATTATATGATTCGAATGGAGTTTTGTTTGCGGAACTCTATCGCCACAAACAAGAATTATTAAAATACAGTGACATTCCTCCTCATGTCATCCATGCCTTTCTTTCCGTGGAAGATGATAACTTCTTCAATCACTTTGGGATCGACTTTTTAGCCATCGTTCGTGCTGCCATCAAAAACGTTTTTGCCGGACGGATTGTCCAAGGTGGATCAACCTTAACTCAGCAGTTGGCAAAAACCATCTTACAACAAAGGAAAAAAACTTTTGGTCGTAAGTTTTTAGAAGCACTCCTCACTTTACAAATTGAACAAGAGTATACCAAAGAAGAAATTTTAGAAATTTATTTTAACTTAATCTATTTGGGACATGGAACCACTGGTCTTTCTTCTGCAGCCAATGTTTACTTTCAAAAAGATGTCAGGGACTTAAGTATCGCTGAGGCGGCCATGCTGGCACGACTTCCCAAAGCTCCAGTAACTTATTCACCATTCAAAAATCCAAAAGAAGCAAAACAAGCGCATATGGTGGTTCTTAGCCTTATGGCGAAGAACGGATTTATCCCCAAAGACCAAGTCCAAAAAATCCATGATGATTTTTGGGAAAGATACTGGCCAGTGGTCATCACACAATCTCCCTCTCGTTCCACTTGGGGTGCCAAACTCAATAGAGCCCCATATTTTACTGAGTGGGTGCGGCAAATCTTAGAGAAGGAACTAGGGGAAGAGGCATTGTACACTGGGGGACTCCGAGTATACACAACTCTTGATGTCAGAAAACAAGAGATTGCCGAAGAAGAACTTAGAAAAGGTCTTATCGAACAAGATAAATATGCATTTGGTGCAAACTTTCGTTATGTGGGAAGGGCGGATAAAGGCCTTGTTTCTTTATATAATTTACTTGGATCCATTTTTCCTGTCGGAGTTTCTTACGTTACGAGTTTGGATGATAGACAAGTTTTCCGACTCCATTTAGAAAAAGAAATGGCTCCAGCCTTAGAACTTCTAACTGATTTTACCCCATCAGAAAATGAAAGTTCGGCAGTCAAAGAATTCCAAAGATCTTCCCTTGTGTTTTCCTCCAACTTACACGTAGAAGGTGCCATTGTCACTATAGACCATCAAACTGGTTATATCCAAACGATGGTTGGGGGATCTAGGTTCTCCCCGAAAAATCAGTTCAATCGCGCCATGCAGGCTCGTCGCCAAACCGGATCGGCCTTCAAACCATTTGTTTATGCAGCAGCCATCCAAAATAGAGCCGTTGGTTCAGGAACTGGGATTATGGATGCTCCTCTAACAACGATTACAGAAGAAGGAGAAGGGTATTCTCCACAAGATATTTCTGGTGATTTTAGAGGTATGGTTCCACTTTCTCGAGCGTTATCTTTGTCTTTAAATATTGTTTCTGTTCAAGTTTTGATGCGAACAGGAACAGATGCCGTCATCGATTTTGCATCTAAAGTGACAAAAGCAAATAAATCTAGGTTTCCCACAGGCCCTGCTTTGGCTTTAGGTGTTGCTGAACTTACACCTTATGAAATGGCTCTTGGTTATTCCATTTTAGCAAATAAAGGAAAGGATGTGATTCCTTTTAGCGTGCGTTATGTGCTAAATCAAAGTGGTTCTGTTGTCTATAATAAAGAAAAAGAAGTACAAGAAACTCTTGCGGAAGAAGCAAAAAATGGTTCCATCCAAATCATTCCAGAAGCTACAGCTTACATTATCAAACAAATGTTAATTGGTGTGGCGATGGGGGGAACTCCTACCCAAGCCCTCCGAGCAGCCGATAAAGGAAATTATAAGGGAGAATCCGGCGGAAAAACAGGATCTACTTCTTCTTATACAAATGTTTGGTATGCTGGTTTCGATCCAAAATACACATCCGTTGTGTGGATGGGATTTGATAAATCTTCGCTTTCTCTTGGAAAGGGTGTCACTGCTGCGGGAGTGGCGGCACCAATTTGGGGAAAATTGTATTCTCGTTGGTACAACGAAGGCCCATATCCTGTATTTTATCCAAACGGAAAAGCAGAAGAAATTCCTGCTGATGTCGTTAAGGGAGCCACTTGTGCATTCAATGGACTTTCTCCCGGACCCAATTGTCCTTTGACAGGGAATTTATTTCTAAAACCAATTACCATTGCTGGCCGGACCTTGGCAGTCCCTGGCGGAAGGCAATGTGACGGTGACCGCGACCACTACCGCTCGATGGATCTCACCGACTTTCTCCAAAGAGAATTAGAAATTTCTGATGACGAATTGAAGTAA
- a CDS encoding TIGR00730 family Rossman fold protein: MTDLAFENQNFLWGNEAGPVRILSEYLHPKSEFQTHGITDTIVVFGSARIPSPESPKSNPPTALENLSNYYAEATAFAKLISEWADSLKSKRPGRNLNICTGGGPGIMEAGNRGAREAGAKSVALNIVLPHEQHVNPYVDPELAFEFHYFFMRKLWFMKACRGMVAFPGGFGTFDELFETLTLVQTGKKSKIPILLYGKEFWTQVINFKKLAEMRLISEEDLDLFGFADSPEEALRFFQEKIRFELTHSTGTKT; encoded by the coding sequence ATGACTGATTTAGCATTTGAGAACCAAAATTTTTTATGGGGAAATGAAGCCGGTCCCGTTCGTATCCTTTCGGAATACCTGCACCCCAAATCAGAATTCCAAACTCATGGGATCACTGATACCATTGTTGTTTTTGGATCGGCTAGAATCCCGTCACCCGAATCACCTAAGTCCAATCCTCCCACAGCCCTCGAGAATCTAAGCAATTATTATGCGGAAGCCACAGCTTTTGCGAAACTAATCTCCGAATGGGCCGATTCTTTAAAATCAAAAAGGCCCGGCCGTAATCTGAATATTTGTACTGGTGGTGGGCCTGGGATTATGGAAGCGGGGAACCGGGGTGCCAGAGAAGCTGGGGCCAAGTCGGTGGCTCTGAATATCGTCCTTCCGCATGAACAACATGTGAATCCTTATGTGGATCCGGAGCTTGCTTTCGAGTTTCATTATTTTTTTATGAGAAAACTTTGGTTTATGAAGGCTTGCCGGGGGATGGTTGCCTTTCCTGGTGGGTTTGGAACCTTCGATGAATTATTTGAAACACTGACTCTTGTCCAAACGGGTAAAAAATCTAAAATCCCTATCCTTCTTTATGGAAAGGAATTTTGGACACAAGTGATCAATTTCAAAAAACTCGCCGAGATGCGCCTGATTTCGGAAGAAGATCTGGATTTATTCGGATTTGCAGACAGTCCTGAAGAAGCACTTCGATTCTTTCAGGAAAAGATTCGTTTCGAATTGACCCATTCCACGGGTACAAAAACATAG
- the nth gene encoding endonuclease III — MKQSRKTPKITEVYRLLEAEFGAVETPLTFTKPYELAIAVILSAQCTDERVNQVTPELFRTFPTLESFASAPLPAIEKKIFSTGFYKNKAKSIQGFARMVLDEFGGEIPKTMEEAIKLPGFGRKTANVVLAEIYGVVEGFVVDTHVKRLTKRLGFTKKTDPVQIEREMMKITPKEICRNLSLYLIFLGRKNCQARRTFCSTCPLSSLCPSFSE, encoded by the coding sequence TTGAAACAATCCAGAAAAACACCAAAAATCACCGAAGTCTACCGTCTCTTAGAGGCGGAGTTCGGTGCCGTAGAAACTCCCCTCACGTTTACAAAACCTTATGAATTGGCCATCGCTGTCATTTTAAGTGCACAGTGTACGGATGAACGTGTAAACCAAGTCACGCCGGAACTTTTTCGCACCTTTCCCACTTTAGAATCCTTTGCGAGTGCACCTCTCCCAGCCATAGAGAAAAAAATCTTCTCCACAGGATTTTATAAAAACAAAGCCAAAAGTATCCAAGGTTTTGCGCGAATGGTTCTTGATGAATTTGGTGGTGAAATTCCAAAAACAATGGAGGAGGCCATCAAACTTCCTGGGTTTGGAAGGAAAACTGCCAATGTGGTGCTTGCAGAAATTTATGGTGTGGTGGAAGGGTTTGTTGTGGATACCCATGTGAAACGACTCACCAAACGATTGGGTTTTACCAAAAAAACAGATCCCGTTCAGATTGAACGGGAAATGATGAAAATCACACCTAAGGAGATTTGCCGAAACCTATCTCTGTACCTAATATTTCTCGGTCGTAAGAATTGCCAAGCCCGCCGGACATTTTGTTCGACTTGTCCTCTTTCTTCCCTATGTCCTTCGTTTTCGGAGTAG
- a CDS encoding tetratricopeptide repeat protein — MKKAVLTILVLALTASISAGESSLMNEDLDSLISQYDKETLTVISNELVKLASEEEGLGEFDLASGHYTRAIKIREAIGMSEHKSFASIQYLASLAHSKAGNFCEASTHAKKASDAFRLHGISKFEQKANDDYREYARACAVVAFK; from the coding sequence ATGAAAAAGGCAGTTTTAACCATCCTAGTTTTGGCACTTACCGCTTCCATTTCTGCTGGAGAATCTTCTTTGATGAATGAAGATCTGGATTCCCTCATCAGTCAATATGACAAAGAAACCTTAACTGTGATTTCTAACGAACTTGTGAAACTTGCTAGCGAAGAAGAGGGTTTAGGTGAGTTTGATTTAGCTTCCGGACATTATACTCGTGCTATTAAAATTAGAGAAGCGATTGGAATGAGCGAACACAAAAGTTTTGCATCCATCCAATACTTAGCAAGCCTAGCTCATTCAAAGGCCGGAAATTTTTGTGAAGCATCCACACATGCAAAAAAAGCAAGTGATGCATTTCGTTTACACGGAATTTCTAAATTTGAACAAAAAGCAAATGATGATTACAGAGAATATGCACGAGCTTGTGCAGTAGTAGCTTTCAAATAA
- a CDS encoding UbiA-like polyprenyltransferase, which translates to MNFFKNLILYAKMVKFSHTLFALPFAGISFILAYLESTLDTGDLLRIGALVLVCMVTARSAAMGFNRYVDSEIDEKNPRTQNREIPSGKISKLSALLFIGLSSFIFIFASFFVNKLAFLLSFPALFVLFLYSLTKRFTLFCHLVLGFAISLAPLGAWIAITETVSLVPILFSLGLLFHISAFDVLYAIQDMDFDAKENLHSIPSRLGETKSRIIALVLHILSLVFFVFAGISAGLGVMYFLILSVIGILVLYEHKISYQYKSKDLPMVFYQINSWISVVLFLAILFDKWNEFLLKVSSGISFR; encoded by the coding sequence ATGAACTTCTTTAAAAACCTAATTCTCTACGCTAAAATGGTAAAATTTTCCCACACACTCTTCGCTCTCCCTTTTGCAGGGATTAGTTTCATCCTGGCCTACTTAGAATCCACTTTGGATACGGGGGATTTGCTCCGAATTGGAGCCCTTGTCCTTGTTTGTATGGTCACGGCCCGCAGTGCTGCCATGGGATTCAACCGGTATGTGGATTCAGAAATTGATGAAAAAAACCCACGCACTCAAAATAGAGAAATCCCTTCCGGAAAAATTTCCAAACTTTCCGCACTTCTGTTTATAGGCCTTTCTTCTTTTATTTTTATTTTTGCTAGTTTTTTTGTGAACAAACTAGCCTTCCTACTTTCTTTCCCGGCTCTTTTTGTTTTGTTTCTTTATTCGCTTACCAAAAGGTTTACTCTCTTTTGTCATTTGGTTTTGGGATTTGCCATCTCCCTCGCCCCACTCGGTGCTTGGATTGCCATCACAGAAACCGTGAGTTTGGTTCCCATTCTCTTTTCTTTAGGATTACTCTTTCATATTTCCGCCTTCGATGTGTTATATGCCATTCAAGATATGGATTTTGATGCCAAAGAAAATCTTCATAGCATTCCTTCACGTCTAGGTGAAACCAAATCAAGGATCATTGCACTTGTCCTTCATATTCTTTCCTTAGTATTTTTTGTTTTTGCAGGAATCAGCGCAGGGCTTGGGGTTATGTATTTCCTTATCCTTTCAGTGATTGGAATTTTGGTTTTGTATGAACATAAAATTTCTTATCAGTACAAATCCAAAGATTTACCGATGGTGTTTTACCAGATCAATTCTTGGATCAGTGTAGTTTTATTCCTTGCGATTCTTTTTGATAAATGGAACGAATTTTTACTGAAAGTTTCTTCTGGAATTAGTTTTCGATGA
- a CDS encoding MBL fold metallo-hydrolase encodes MIVQLYGVRGSIASPLRNQDYRKKIIDILDLYRQSGAGVSADEFWQDLPYHLKFVTGSDTTCVSVTDDEGEVYVLDMGTGLRNLGDELVSEYLSNKLKRTVSFFITHTHWDHIQGLPFFKPIYFPDFLLNFYSPYSDLESRLQKQQEPEFFPVPLDGTGSAKDFKLFFPGDVLEFGSGMKVECYPLKHPGGSFAYKFTNRAGKIFIFATDAEFTGADMDLIHECYPFFAEADLLILDTQYTLDESFSKFDWGHTAYTMSVNCASSWKVKNLVLTHHEPSYSDEKIYEIYNDAKLHKEHLGEKKLKIHLAREGLRFHL; translated from the coding sequence GTGATTGTGCAACTCTACGGAGTCCGCGGCTCCATAGCGAGCCCCCTCCGCAACCAAGATTACCGCAAAAAAATTATCGATATCCTAGACCTCTATCGGCAATCGGGGGCTGGTGTGTCGGCGGATGAATTTTGGCAAGACCTCCCTTACCACCTGAAATTTGTCACAGGATCTGACACAACCTGTGTGTCGGTCACTGATGATGAAGGGGAAGTTTATGTTTTGGATATGGGAACTGGCCTTCGGAACTTAGGGGACGAACTTGTTTCCGAATACCTTTCCAATAAGTTAAAACGGACTGTTTCCTTTTTTATCACACACACACATTGGGATCATATCCAAGGGCTTCCTTTTTTCAAACCCATCTATTTTCCTGACTTCCTACTTAATTTTTATTCTCCCTATTCCGATTTGGAATCTCGTTTGCAAAAACAACAAGAACCAGAATTTTTTCCTGTTCCTTTGGACGGAACGGGTTCTGCCAAAGACTTCAAACTTTTTTTTCCTGGTGATGTTTTGGAATTTGGTTCGGGGATGAAGGTAGAATGTTATCCTTTAAAACATCCTGGTGGATCCTTCGCGTATAAATTCACAAACCGTGCAGGCAAAATTTTTATTTTTGCAACGGATGCGGAATTTACAGGTGCTGATATGGATTTAATCCATGAATGTTATCCTTTTTTTGCAGAAGCAGATTTACTCATCCTCGACACCCAATACACGTTAGACGAATCTTTTTCCAAATTTGATTGGGGTCATACTGCTTATACCATGTCTGTGAATTGTGCTTCGTCATGGAAGGTCAAAAATTTAGTGTTAACTCACCATGAACCAAGTTATTCAGATGAAAAAATTTACGAAATTTATAATGATGCCAAACTTCACAAAGAACACTTAGGCGAAAAAAAATTAAAAATTCATTTAGCAAGGGAAGGATTACGCTTCCACCTATAA